The proteins below come from a single Ptychodera flava strain L36383 chromosome 6, AS_Pfla_20210202, whole genome shotgun sequence genomic window:
- the LOC139135789 gene encoding transmembrane protein 115-like, with translation MANTINISQVQKQITVVLRNSSVVVKAILISVCLMYLLSFLGEPILNTLSITPGYVVPPNFRIWTYITHGFLETHLWNVVADILILAVGGKLIEPLWGALEMLLFFFIVNIGVGLVSAVCYLIIYVATSNVDYLFEVHIYGLAGYIAGIAVALKQTMGDYDIVNVSFIGMRVKQLPLVLMIWSVVVALLGFACAVYPLMTCTGIFVSWTYLRFYQKQSDNSRGDMSDTFTFASFFPEKIQPPIAILANTVHSGLVKAKICKKQVRKYDVGAPSSITISLPGSDPNDAERRRQLALRALNERLSRVEEQTSWPSMEDQPPTPGSPSTTPTMTESQPAKNNGKLTADNGRQNGDESQITVEDETAEETGDSD, from the exons ATGGCGAACACCATCAACATCTCCCAGGTTCAGAAGCAGATCACCGTTGTTTTAAGAAATTCCAGCGTTGTCGTGAAagccattttgatttcagtATGTCTTATGTATTTATTGTCGTTCCTAGGCGAACCAATATTGAATACTTTGTCTATAACTCCAGGATATGTCGTTCCtcccaacttcagaatatggacCTACATAACCCACGGTTTTCTGGAAACTCATCTTTGGAACGTTGTAGCTGATATTTTAATACTCGCTGTCGGTGGCAAGTTAATTGAACCGTTATGGGGCGCACTAGAGAtgcttttgtttttcttcatcgtAAATATTGGAGTTGGCCTGGTCTCCGCGGTGTGCTACCTTATTATATACGTGGCGACCTCCAACGTTGACTACTTGTTTGAAGTTCATATCTACGGACTCGCAGGTTACATTGCAGGCATTGCTGTTGCATTGAAACAAACGATGGGAGACTACGACATTGTGAATGTGTCTTTTATCGGGATGCGTGTAAAACAGTTACCGCTGGTCTTGATGATATGGTCCGTAGTGGTTGCACTTTTGGGCTTCGCGTGCGCTGTATACCCACTTATGACGTGTACAG GAATATTCGTCAGTTGGACGTATCTTCgattttatcaaaaacaaaGCGACAACTCCAGGGGAGACATGTCTGATACCTTCACCTTTGCTAGTTTCTTTCCTGAAAAAATACAACCACCAATTGCTATTCTTGCTAATACAG TTCACAGTGGTCTTGTAAAAGCAAAGATTTGTAAGAAGCAAGTTCGAAAGTATGATGTTGGAGCACCATCATCCATAACGATAAGCTTGCCTGGAAGTGATCCAAATGATGCAGAAAGGCGAAG GCAACTAGCCCTTAGGGCCCTGAATGAACGTCTGAGTCGTGTTGAAGAGCAGACTTCATGGCCAAGTATGGAAGACCAACCACCAACCCCTGGATCACCTTCAACTACACCTACCATGACAGAGAGCCAACCAGCTAAAAATAATGGTAAACTTACAGCAGACAATGGAAGACAAAATGGAGATGAAAGCCAGATCACGGTGGAGGATGAAACAGCTGAAGAAACTGGTGATAGTGACTGA